From a single bacterium genomic region:
- a CDS encoding PAS domain-containing protein encodes MAGVKLRVILVVLSFLSFLSVSVAGYVYFRSLQDSAHKEAEKDSALQAERIRNGVSSFLTENLKTARALAGLVEMRAVLSDPRGASLARVNAVLDHFREALAANVCYLMDGEGTTVASSNRNAPDSFVGNNFSFRPYWKEAIRGIPSTYMALGVTSNVRGVYFSHPVYGVAGGPAVGVAVIKVSTERIEREFRQGSEGIVLLVDPKGIVFAANRGEWLYRSLQGLTQEDAEEVARSLQFGQGPWAWSGLSILDGGKARDKGGMEYRFYRLDVSAYPGWSVVYLDDLRSVSRKISGPLFRATGPIILLLCLLIGLSVLFLYRRASGDIVRRKVAEEALREAQKQLTQHSGELERQVKERTRRFTSILRHTPAVVYVKDREGRYAYVNPRFTELFGIRNAQIHGKTDFDVFPHEFARAFRENDRKVLEGRTPTQVEETFPKGDEPHVYLSTRFPIYAAAGEATSLCGISIDISGIKKAEDQLRRLSDSIIAGQEKERAAVARELHDEFGQVLTALSLDAAWLRDRLKGADPEGSRQAQSMCGIIGKAIDDIRGIATRLRPGALDNLGLVEALDWYLRDFENRSRMRCVYRPHGALRIPDRAATAAYRIAQEALTNVARHSGASRVDVSLRVEEGALLLSVEDDGRGFDPERLDESKGLGVIGMRERALLIGGALSIGSRPGGGTRIDLRVPLDAPQGAPS; translated from the coding sequence ATGGCCGGCGTGAAGCTCCGCGTTATCCTCGTGGTCCTGTCCTTCCTCTCCTTTCTCTCCGTTTCCGTCGCGGGGTACGTCTACTTCCGTTCCCTCCAGGACTCCGCGCACAAGGAGGCGGAGAAGGACAGCGCCCTCCAGGCGGAGCGGATCCGGAACGGGGTATCTTCGTTCCTCACCGAGAACCTGAAGACGGCCCGGGCCCTGGCCGGCCTGGTGGAGATGAGGGCGGTCCTGTCCGATCCCCGGGGAGCTTCCCTCGCGCGGGTGAACGCCGTCCTCGACCATTTCCGGGAGGCCCTCGCGGCGAACGTGTGCTACCTCATGGACGGCGAGGGGACGACGGTCGCGTCCAGCAACCGGAACGCCCCCGACAGTTTCGTGGGGAACAATTTCTCCTTTCGCCCGTACTGGAAGGAGGCGATCCGCGGGATCCCGTCCACCTACATGGCGCTGGGGGTGACGTCGAACGTCCGCGGCGTCTACTTCAGCCACCCTGTGTACGGCGTCGCGGGCGGTCCCGCCGTCGGCGTCGCGGTGATCAAGGTCTCGACGGAGCGCATCGAGCGGGAGTTCCGCCAGGGGAGCGAGGGGATCGTCCTTCTCGTGGATCCCAAGGGGATCGTCTTCGCCGCGAACCGGGGGGAGTGGCTCTACCGCTCCCTGCAGGGTCTCACCCAGGAGGACGCGGAGGAGGTGGCGCGGTCGCTGCAGTTCGGCCAGGGCCCTTGGGCGTGGAGCGGCCTTTCGATCCTCGACGGGGGGAAGGCGCGGGACAAGGGCGGGATGGAGTACCGGTTCTACCGCCTGGACGTCTCTGCGTACCCCGGCTGGAGCGTGGTCTACCTCGACGACCTCCGGTCCGTATCCCGGAAGATCTCCGGCCCGCTGTTCCGCGCCACGGGCCCGATCATCCTGCTCCTCTGCCTCCTGATCGGTCTCTCCGTCCTGTTCCTCTACCGGAGGGCGAGCGGAGACATCGTGCGGAGGAAGGTGGCCGAGGAAGCGCTGCGGGAGGCCCAGAAGCAGCTTACGCAGCACTCCGGGGAGCTCGAGCGCCAGGTGAAGGAGCGGACCCGGCGGTTCACAAGCATCCTCCGGCACACCCCGGCGGTCGTCTACGTCAAGGACCGGGAGGGCCGCTACGCCTATGTCAATCCCCGGTTCACCGAGTTGTTCGGCATCCGGAACGCCCAGATCCACGGGAAGACGGACTTCGACGTATTCCCCCACGAGTTCGCCCGCGCATTCCGCGAAAACGACCGGAAGGTCCTCGAAGGGCGCACCCCCACCCAGGTGGAGGAGACGTTCCCGAAGGGCGACGAACCGCACGTATACCTCTCCACCCGGTTCCCGATCTACGCCGCCGCGGGGGAGGCGACGTCCCTCTGCGGGATCTCGATCGACATTTCGGGGATCAAGAAGGCGGAGGACCAGCTCCGGCGCCTCTCCGACAGCATCATCGCGGGACAGGAGAAGGAGCGCGCCGCCGTGGCGCGGGAACTCCACGACGAGTTCGGCCAGGTGCTGACCGCGCTGAGCCTCGACGCGGCGTGGCTTCGGGACCGCCTGAAGGGTGCCGATCCGGAAGGCTCGCGGCAGGCCCAGTCGATGTGCGGCATCATCGGCAAGGCGATCGACGATATCCGCGGGATCGCCACCCGCCTCCGGCCGGGTGCCCTCGACAACCTCGGTTTGGTGGAAGCGCTGGACTGGTATCTCCGGGACTTCGAAAACCGTTCGAGGATGCGCTGCGTCTATCGTCCCCATGGGGCGCTCCGGATACCCGACCGGGCGGCGACCGCCGCCTACCGGATCGCCCAGGAGGCGTTGACGAACGTGGCGCGCCACTCCGGGGCCTCGCGGGTCGACGTCTCGCTGCGGGTGGAGGAGGGGGCCCTTCTTCTTTCGGTCGAGGACGACGGGAGGGGGTTCGACCCGGAACGGCTGGACGAATCGAAAGGGTTGGGGGTGATCGGGATGCGGGAGCGGGCGTTGCTCATCGGCGGGGCGCTGTCGATCGGGTCCCGTCCGGGCGGCGGGACCCGGATCGACCTGCGCGTTCCGCTCGACGCCCCGCAGGGGGCGCCGTCGTGA
- a CDS encoding ABC transporter ATP-binding protein, which translates to MAYFQVDRLVKYFGGLAAVNGVSFEVGQGEIFGLIGPNGSGKTTTFNMISGYHRPTSGRVLFQGREIHRLPTHRICHLGIGRTFQVVKPLGRMTVLDNVIAAAYSRVGTHHKAREEALKAIDFCGLMAVRDVLAKSLPIAGRKRLEITRAMATRPELLLLDETAAGLNPYELVEAIDLIRKIRAGGTTIIIIEHIMHVIMTISDRIHAINFGQTIAEGTPKEVAANQAVIEAYLGTDYA; encoded by the coding sequence ATGGCGTACTTCCAGGTCGACAGGCTGGTGAAATACTTCGGGGGCCTCGCCGCGGTCAACGGGGTGTCCTTCGAGGTGGGGCAGGGGGAGATCTTCGGGCTCATCGGCCCCAACGGCTCCGGGAAGACGACGACGTTCAACATGATCAGCGGCTATCACCGGCCCACCTCCGGCAGGGTGCTCTTCCAGGGGAGGGAGATCCACCGTTTGCCGACGCACAGGATCTGCCACCTGGGGATCGGTCGGACCTTCCAGGTCGTCAAGCCCCTCGGGCGGATGACCGTCCTCGACAACGTGATCGCCGCGGCGTACTCCCGGGTGGGCACGCATCACAAGGCGAGGGAGGAGGCGCTGAAGGCGATCGACTTCTGCGGCCTCATGGCGGTCAGGGACGTGCTGGCCAAGTCGCTGCCGATCGCCGGGCGCAAGCGGCTGGAGATCACCCGCGCGATGGCCACCCGGCCGGAGCTCCTGCTCCTCGACGAGACGGCGGCGGGACTGAATCCCTACGAGCTCGTGGAGGCGATCGACCTGATCCGGAAGATCCGGGCGGGCGGCACCACCATCATCATCATCGAGCACATCATGCACGTGATCATGACCATCTCCGACCGGATCCACGCGATCAACTTCGGGCAGACGATCGCCGAGGGAACGCCGAAGGAAGTGGCGGCGAACCAGGCGGTCATCGAGGCCTACCTGGGGACGGACTATGCTTAA
- a CDS encoding branched-chain amino acid ABC transporter permease, with the protein MDVFLQTLVAGILKGGLYALIGIGMTLIMGVMGIINLAHGQLMMLAMYVTFVLNTMGVDPYFSLFVAMPLLFMLGVAIQKFLLNPLLKTETILPENQVLMTVGIGMVLTEVVRFAFSSDYKYITTTYSNQTFFLGNISFSSALTIAFGIAIAFTVAMFFFLVKTDLGRSIRATAQDKDAATLMGVNTGRITVITFGLGSGLVAAAGCLLAPVYYIFPDLGGPFTAKAFIITILGGLGSTVGAIFGGVTLGMAESMGATYLGMEYEDIIGLTIFVLVLLFLPGGFKRLTKI; encoded by the coding sequence ATGGACGTTTTTCTGCAGACCCTCGTGGCGGGGATTCTCAAGGGGGGGCTGTACGCCCTGATCGGGATCGGGATGACCCTCATCATGGGCGTCATGGGGATCATCAACCTGGCCCACGGGCAACTGATGATGCTGGCGATGTACGTCACCTTCGTCCTCAACACGATGGGGGTGGACCCGTATTTCTCCCTGTTCGTCGCCATGCCCCTCCTTTTCATGCTGGGCGTGGCGATCCAGAAATTCCTGCTCAACCCCCTGCTCAAGACGGAGACGATCCTGCCCGAGAACCAGGTGCTCATGACGGTGGGCATCGGGATGGTGCTGACCGAGGTCGTCCGGTTCGCCTTCTCCTCGGACTACAAGTACATCACCACCACGTACTCCAACCAGACCTTCTTTCTCGGGAACATCTCCTTCAGCAGCGCCCTGACGATCGCGTTCGGGATCGCCATCGCCTTCACCGTCGCCATGTTCTTTTTCCTCGTCAAGACCGACCTCGGGCGCTCCATCCGGGCGACCGCGCAGGACAAGGACGCGGCGACCCTCATGGGCGTGAACACGGGACGCATCACGGTGATCACCTTCGGCCTGGGCTCGGGGCTCGTCGCCGCCGCGGGGTGCCTTCTCGCGCCGGTGTACTACATCTTTCCCGACCTCGGGGGCCCCTTCACGGCCAAGGCCTTCATCATCACCATCCTGGGCGGCCTGGGGTCGACGGTGGGAGCCATCTTCGGGGGGGTGACGCTCGGGATGGCCGAGAGCATGGGGGCGACCTACCTCGGCATGGAGTACGAGGACATCATCGGCCTGACGATCTTCGTGCTCGTCCTTCTCTTCCTGCCGGGCGGCTTCAAGCGCCTGACGAAGATCTAG
- a CDS encoding TIGR04282 family arsenosugar biosynthesis glycosyltransferase → MEEAVVLMAKAPVAGAVKTRLCPPLDPRESARLYGCMLGDSAAEVSALPRVRRYLFLDPPEPADFLRRKPFSAFEPFPQRGKDLGEKMWDAAATAFRLGAVRVVIVGADCPSLSAGTVRRAFRELSTGASVVFGPSADGGYYLIGLSSPDKRLFRGIRWGTAEVLRSAAARCRVLSAPFSFLPAGRDVDTGEDLLALREWAGTHARPACPRTRGWITGFFGPGGGGFPGLPGRTPGPPRGSRSGRGG, encoded by the coding sequence ATGGAGGAAGCGGTCGTGCTGATGGCGAAGGCGCCGGTCGCCGGCGCGGTCAAGACCCGCCTTTGCCCCCCGCTCGATCCCCGCGAGTCGGCGCGCCTGTACGGTTGCATGCTCGGAGACTCGGCGGCCGAAGTGTCGGCCTTGCCCCGCGTGCGGCGATACCTCTTCCTCGATCCGCCGGAGCCGGCGGACTTCCTGCGGAGGAAGCCGTTTTCCGCGTTCGAGCCGTTCCCGCAGCGGGGGAAGGACCTCGGGGAGAAGATGTGGGACGCGGCGGCGACCGCCTTCCGCCTCGGAGCGGTGCGGGTGGTGATCGTGGGGGCGGACTGCCCGTCCCTCTCCGCGGGGACGGTCCGCCGGGCGTTCCGGGAGCTTTCCACCGGGGCGTCGGTCGTCTTCGGCCCGTCGGCGGACGGGGGATACTACCTGATCGGCCTCTCCTCGCCGGACAAGCGGCTTTTCCGGGGAATCCGATGGGGCACCGCGGAGGTGCTCCGGAGCGCGGCGGCGCGCTGCAGGGTCCTTTCGGCGCCGTTCTCGTTCCTGCCTGCCGGGCGGGACGTGGACACCGGGGAGGACCTTCTCGCGCTGAGGGAATGGGCGGGAACGCACGCGCGGCCCGCGTGCCCCCGGACCCGCGGGTGGATCACCGGTTTCTTCGGGCCGGGAGGCGGCGGATTCCCCGGGCTGCCGGGACGAACACCCGGTCCTCCCCGAGGTTCACGATCTGGCCGCGGAGGGTGA
- a CDS encoding ABC transporter substrate-binding protein, producing MRGIIRGTTMVAAAMLIVGAMYGGALAADGIKVGVLLPLTGAQAKFGEIEKRSYEMAAEEINAKGGVNGRMIELVFEDDTGKPDVGRSGVEKLISREKVPVITGGYSSSVTAAATPVAQQFKVPFVISTGSADDITEKGYDYIFRINPPASEYPNAVKSFLHEVAKDVKTVALLYENSSFGQSSSKSFEKDAAALGLKIVVKEGYQAGAIDFKPVLTKVKAANPDMIYMVSYLMDASLLMRQSKELRINPKLFVGGAAGFTLPEFAKSAGDAADGVFSATLWVETLPFPGAKEYFNNFKKKYGSETEYHGAEAYAAMYVVADALKRAKSITPKDVRDALVTTDMMTAFGPVKFVSYGKKTQQNKLDTYLVQWQKGTLEAVWPTSVATKKYVYPTPPWDKRK from the coding sequence ATGAGAGGGATCATCAGGGGAACGACGATGGTTGCGGCGGCGATGCTCATCGTCGGGGCGATGTACGGCGGCGCTCTTGCGGCGGACGGAATCAAGGTGGGGGTGCTGCTTCCGCTGACGGGCGCGCAGGCGAAGTTCGGCGAGATCGAGAAGCGGTCCTACGAAATGGCGGCCGAGGAGATCAACGCCAAGGGCGGGGTGAACGGGAGGATGATCGAGCTGGTCTTCGAGGACGACACCGGGAAGCCGGACGTCGGTCGTTCGGGGGTCGAGAAGCTGATCTCCCGGGAAAAAGTGCCCGTCATCACGGGCGGGTACTCCAGCTCCGTGACCGCGGCGGCCACCCCGGTAGCGCAACAGTTCAAGGTGCCGTTCGTCATCAGCACGGGGTCGGCGGACGACATCACGGAGAAGGGGTACGACTACATCTTCCGCATCAACCCGCCCGCCAGCGAATACCCGAACGCGGTGAAGTCGTTTCTCCACGAGGTCGCAAAGGACGTGAAGACCGTCGCGCTCCTTTACGAGAACAGCTCCTTCGGGCAGTCCAGCTCGAAGTCCTTCGAAAAGGACGCGGCGGCCCTCGGGCTGAAGATCGTGGTGAAGGAGGGGTACCAGGCGGGAGCGATCGACTTCAAGCCGGTCCTCACGAAGGTCAAGGCGGCGAACCCCGACATGATCTACATGGTCTCCTACCTCATGGACGCCTCCCTGCTGATGCGCCAGTCGAAGGAGCTCCGGATCAACCCGAAGCTGTTCGTCGGCGGCGCTGCCGGGTTCACGCTTCCCGAATTCGCCAAGAGCGCGGGCGACGCGGCGGACGGCGTGTTCTCCGCCACGCTCTGGGTCGAGACGTTGCCGTTCCCGGGCGCGAAGGAGTATTTCAACAACTTCAAGAAGAAATACGGTTCCGAGACGGAATACCACGGCGCGGAGGCGTACGCGGCGATGTACGTCGTGGCCGACGCCCTGAAGCGGGCGAAGAGCATCACCCCCAAGGACGTGCGGGACGCCCTGGTTACGACGGATATGATGACCGCCTTCGGGCCGGTCAAGTTCGTCTCGTACGGGAAGAAGACCCAGCAGAACAAGCTCGACACGTACCTCGTCCAGTGGCAGAAGGGGACGCTGGAGGCGGTGTGGCCGACGAGCGTGGCCACGAAGAAGTACGTTTACCCGACACCGCCCTGGGACAAGCGGAAGTAA
- a CDS encoding ABC transporter ATP-binding protein — protein sequence MLKVSGIDVFYGDLQVLWDVSFEVRDGEILVLVGANGAGKSTTLKTISGLLKPRKGSIEFDGVRLDQLSPDRVIGRGVVHVPEARRLFREMSVEENLIMGSLSPQARKKRHETMTWVYELFPRMKERRKQPAGTLSGGEQQMCAIGRGLMALPKVLMFDEPSLGLSPILVQDVFAIAKRINREGVTVMLVEQNVRQTLAMCDRAYVLENGRVVLEGTGKSLMDNPHVKEAYLGI from the coding sequence ATGCTTAAGGTGTCCGGCATCGACGTCTTCTACGGGGACCTCCAGGTCCTCTGGGACGTCTCCTTCGAGGTTCGGGACGGCGAGATCCTGGTCCTGGTGGGGGCCAACGGAGCGGGGAAATCGACCACCCTCAAGACGATCTCGGGCCTCCTCAAGCCCCGGAAGGGGTCGATCGAGTTCGACGGCGTCCGCCTCGACCAGCTTTCGCCGGACCGTGTGATCGGTCGCGGGGTTGTCCACGTCCCCGAAGCGCGCCGCCTGTTCCGGGAGATGTCCGTCGAGGAGAACCTCATCATGGGCTCCCTCTCCCCCCAGGCGAGGAAGAAGCGGCACGAGACGATGACCTGGGTGTACGAGCTCTTCCCGCGGATGAAGGAGCGGCGGAAACAGCCCGCCGGGACGCTGAGCGGAGGGGAGCAGCAGATGTGCGCGATCGGCCGGGGGCTGATGGCCCTGCCGAAGGTCCTGATGTTCGACGAGCCGTCGCTCGGGCTCTCCCCCATCCTCGTCCAGGATGTCTTCGCGATCGCGAAGCGGATCAACCGCGAGGGGGTCACGGTCATGCTGGTGGAGCAGAACGTCCGGCAGACCCTCGCCATGTGCGATCGCGCCTACGTGCTCGAGAACGGGCGGGTCGTGCTGGAGGGGACCGGCAAGAGCCTCATGGACAACCCCCACGTCAAAGAAGCCTATTTGGGGATTTAA
- a CDS encoding leucyl aminopeptidase, translating to MRIGSVFGDIRTTKADMLVVNLFEGAKRPGGAAAAVDEAIGGAIAAAVRGGDFSGKLGETLSLRPSRGLSSPRVLVVGLGKREKFTPDRARQAVLPVLKEAKRLKLSTVASVAHGAGAGGIDPGVAARFCALGAALSAFEFDRYKEEKAHRVARFLIVERNAKALPSVRAGVSWGARVGEAINWGRSLVATPPAELRPDDLARAARGVGRGIGSVAARKVRVRVLGLPELSALKAGGILAVAKGSPAPPRLVVAEYRGGNPGSPWTALVGKGVTFDTGGISLKKWEGMEKMKYDMAGGAGMLATLRAAAALGIRRNLVAVVPCVENMPSGTAYRPGDVLRMMSGKTVEILSTDAEGRIILADAMTYAVRTYRPKEMIDAATLTGACIVALGSVNIGMMGNDERMLSRMKAASAASGEKGWELPLHEEYFEQIKSEIGELKNVGGGEAGTITAGRFLQEFVGRTPWVHFDIAGTAWVEKEKRGYAPGPSGAPVRLLVEYLSARNGN from the coding sequence ATGCGCATCGGATCGGTTTTTGGCGATATCCGCACAACGAAGGCGGACATGCTGGTGGTGAACCTGTTCGAGGGGGCGAAGCGGCCCGGCGGGGCGGCCGCCGCGGTCGATGAGGCGATCGGAGGGGCGATCGCCGCCGCGGTCCGTGGAGGCGACTTCTCGGGGAAGCTCGGGGAAACCCTTTCCCTGCGTCCCTCCCGGGGTCTCTCCTCCCCGCGGGTCCTGGTGGTCGGCCTTGGAAAGAGGGAAAAATTCACACCGGATCGCGCGCGCCAGGCCGTCCTGCCGGTCCTGAAAGAGGCGAAGCGCCTCAAGCTTTCCACCGTCGCCTCCGTTGCCCACGGCGCGGGCGCGGGGGGAATCGATCCCGGGGTTGCCGCGCGCTTCTGCGCTCTCGGCGCCGCCCTGTCGGCCTTCGAGTTCGATCGTTACAAGGAGGAGAAGGCGCACCGCGTCGCCCGGTTCCTCATTGTCGAGCGGAACGCGAAGGCGCTCCCCTCCGTGCGCGCCGGGGTGTCCTGGGGCGCGCGGGTCGGCGAGGCGATCAACTGGGGTCGCTCCCTCGTGGCGACCCCGCCGGCGGAGCTGCGGCCCGACGACCTGGCGCGCGCCGCGCGGGGGGTGGGCCGCGGGATCGGCTCCGTTGCCGCGCGCAAGGTGCGCGTCCGCGTCCTCGGTCTCCCCGAGCTTTCCGCCCTGAAGGCCGGCGGGATCCTCGCCGTGGCGAAGGGCAGCCCCGCGCCGCCGCGCCTGGTCGTCGCGGAGTATCGGGGCGGGAACCCCGGGTCCCCCTGGACCGCCCTCGTCGGGAAAGGCGTCACCTTCGACACGGGCGGCATCTCCCTGAAGAAGTGGGAGGGGATGGAGAAGATGAAGTACGACATGGCGGGGGGCGCGGGGATGCTGGCCACCCTTCGGGCCGCCGCCGCCCTGGGAATCCGCCGGAACCTCGTCGCCGTCGTCCCCTGCGTGGAGAACATGCCCTCCGGAACCGCGTACCGGCCCGGCGACGTCCTTCGGATGATGTCCGGGAAGACCGTCGAGATCCTCTCGACCGATGCCGAGGGGCGTATCATCCTGGCGGACGCGATGACGTACGCCGTCCGTACATACCGGCCGAAGGAGATGATCGACGCGGCGACCCTCACGGGCGCCTGCATCGTGGCGCTCGGGAGCGTCAACATCGGCATGATGGGGAACGACGAGAGGATGCTCTCCCGGATGAAGGCGGCCTCCGCGGCGTCCGGAGAGAAGGGATGGGAGCTGCCGCTGCACGAGGAGTATTTCGAGCAGATCAAGAGCGAGATCGGCGAGCTGAAGAACGTCGGCGGCGGCGAGGCGGGAACGATCACGGCGGGACGCTTCCTGCAGGAGTTCGTGGGCAGGACGCCGTGGGTCCATTTCGACATCGCGGGCACCGCCTGGGTGGAGAAGGAGAAGCGCGGGTACGCTCCGGGGCCTTCGGGCGCGCCGGTCCGCCTTCTCGTCGAGTACCTCTCCGCCCGGAACGGGAACTGA
- the bamD gene encoding outer membrane protein assembly factor BamD — protein sequence MRLSLATGAALVLLFSSGCSEKLSRQPGLTDADLFARGQQQAERKKYGAAAEAYQTFLERFPTSPLAARAQFGLASSRMANKEEIEAEVAFDDFLRLYPADPKVPDALLLKGDLLSRQVLKPQRDQGKTREAIKAYTLHLEKVPGSPRAREVSAKIRDLRNRLALHEAGVVTHFLARKRFDSAESRARRAVAEYPDVPATPELLSLLAQALEKRGKRDEAETFRKSLAEKYPEHGRGKKR from the coding sequence ATGCGTCTTTCTCTCGCCACCGGGGCGGCCCTGGTTCTCCTTTTCTCCTCCGGATGCTCCGAAAAACTTTCCAGACAGCCGGGGCTCACCGACGCCGATCTGTTCGCGCGCGGGCAGCAGCAGGCGGAGCGGAAGAAGTACGGTGCCGCCGCGGAGGCCTACCAGACCTTCCTCGAGCGGTTCCCCACCTCCCCGTTGGCGGCGCGGGCGCAGTTCGGTCTCGCTTCGAGCCGGATGGCGAACAAGGAAGAGATCGAGGCCGAGGTGGCGTTCGACGACTTCCTGCGCCTCTACCCCGCGGACCCGAAGGTTCCCGACGCCCTGCTCCTGAAGGGCGATCTGCTCTCCAGGCAGGTCCTGAAGCCCCAGAGGGACCAGGGGAAGACTCGGGAAGCGATCAAGGCGTACACGCTGCACCTGGAGAAGGTGCCGGGCTCCCCCCGCGCGCGGGAGGTCTCCGCGAAGATCCGCGATCTGCGGAACCGGCTGGCCCTGCACGAAGCGGGCGTGGTGACCCACTTCCTCGCCAGGAAACGGTTCGACAGCGCCGAGTCGCGTGCCCGGAGGGCCGTCGCGGAGTATCCCGACGTGCCGGCCACCCCGGAGCTCCTCTCCCTGCTCGCGCAAGCGCTCGAAAAGCGGGGAAAGAGGGACGAGGCGGAGACCTTCCGGAAGTCGCTGGCGGAGAAATACCCCGAACACGGGAGGGGGAAGAAACGGTGA
- a CDS encoding response regulator transcription factor translates to MIRVLLADDHSILRDGLRRLIDGAGDMVVVAEAGDGREAIHKAGEFLPDVAVVDISMPGPDGLEVVERIRAAHPKTAILVLTMHEEEQYVVRALGAGAGGYITKRAAADQLLKGIRRVHEGGRYLSEVAAEALARRIGKGPSGGSALDALSTREIQVLRSLALGKRNREIAESYGISVKTVDTYRFRLLKKLGLRNNAELARFAIQNRIVET, encoded by the coding sequence GTGATCCGCGTCCTCCTGGCGGACGACCACAGCATCCTCCGGGACGGCCTGCGCCGCCTGATCGACGGGGCCGGCGACATGGTCGTGGTGGCGGAGGCGGGCGACGGGCGGGAGGCGATCCACAAGGCGGGCGAATTCCTCCCGGACGTCGCGGTCGTCGACATCTCGATGCCGGGGCCGGACGGGCTGGAAGTGGTGGAGCGGATCCGCGCCGCGCACCCGAAGACGGCGATCCTCGTCCTGACGATGCACGAGGAGGAACAGTACGTGGTCCGGGCGCTGGGCGCGGGGGCCGGCGGGTACATCACGAAGCGGGCGGCGGCCGACCAGCTGCTGAAGGGGATCCGGAGAGTCCACGAGGGGGGTCGATACCTGAGCGAGGTCGCCGCGGAGGCGCTCGCGCGGCGGATAGGAAAAGGGCCTTCGGGCGGCTCCGCGCTCGACGCGCTGTCGACGCGGGAGATCCAGGTATTGCGGAGCCTCGCGCTCGGGAAGCGTAACCGGGAGATCGCGGAGAGTTACGGCATCAGCGTCAAGACCGTGGACACCTATCGCTTCCGACTTCTGAAGAAGCTGGGGTTGCGGAACAACGCGGAGCTGGCCCGTTTCGCCATCCAGAACCGGATCGTCGAGACGTGA
- a CDS encoding branched-chain amino acid ABC transporter permease → MPLVMKDNYYLHLMILFLMWVVIGSAWNLIAGYTGQVSFGDAAFFGCGAYTAGLLATHLGVSTWWGLALGGFTAIAVGLPFGWICFRMRGAYFALATLALNEVLRHAATIAEGFTGGMVGILIMPSFTSKAPYYYIALAMAVASLASLQLVVRSKPGYYFVSIREDQDAAESLGINTHFYKMLSLAYAAFWTGMAGALYMNYMGFIDPHVVFNLHDISIMAILVGIVGGVGTVYGPAVGAFVMVAIQEMFRSGFFGLFKWLGDVSGSDSLVRVAAVLTQAHVLGFGILVVVVILFLPNGIVGDWPKIRKRVFRLDAGA, encoded by the coding sequence ATGCCGCTGGTCATGAAGGACAACTACTACCTGCACCTGATGATCCTCTTCCTGATGTGGGTCGTCATCGGGTCGGCCTGGAACCTCATCGCCGGGTACACCGGGCAGGTCTCCTTCGGGGACGCGGCCTTCTTCGGCTGCGGGGCGTACACCGCGGGCCTGCTGGCGACCCACCTCGGTGTCTCGACCTGGTGGGGTCTGGCCCTCGGGGGATTCACCGCCATCGCGGTGGGCCTCCCCTTCGGGTGGATCTGTTTCCGGATGCGCGGGGCCTACTTCGCGCTGGCGACGCTGGCGCTGAACGAGGTCCTTCGACACGCCGCGACCATCGCCGAGGGCTTCACCGGCGGGATGGTCGGCATCCTCATCATGCCTTCCTTCACGTCGAAGGCCCCGTACTATTACATCGCCCTGGCGATGGCGGTGGCGAGCCTCGCCAGTCTCCAGCTCGTCGTCCGCTCCAAGCCGGGGTACTACTTCGTCTCCATCCGGGAGGACCAGGACGCGGCGGAGAGCCTGGGGATCAACACGCACTTCTACAAGATGCTGTCCCTTGCGTACGCGGCCTTCTGGACCGGGATGGCAGGCGCCCTCTACATGAACTACATGGGGTTCATCGACCCCCACGTCGTCTTCAACCTGCACGACATCTCCATCATGGCCATCCTCGTCGGCATCGTGGGCGGCGTCGGGACGGTCTACGGCCCCGCCGTCGGCGCCTTCGTGATGGTCGCCATCCAGGAGATGTTCCGCTCCGGCTTTTTCGGCCTCTTCAAATGGCTCGGCGACGTCTCGGGATCCGACAGCCTGGTGCGGGTCGCCGCGGTCCTGACCCAGGCACACGTCCTCGGATTCGGGATCCTGGTGGTCGTGGTGATCCTCTTTCTCCCCAACGGGATCGTCGGGGACTGGCCGAAAATCCGCAAGCGCGTGTTCCGGCTCGACGCCGGCGCCTGA